One window from the genome of Roseomonas haemaphysalidis encodes:
- the thrC gene encoding threonine synthase yields the protein MRYISTRGQAPARDFEDVLLAGLAEDGGLFLPETWPVLSAGEWRALRGLPYAELSARLMALFTGPGIPEAELLRMTRAAYGGFGHAATAPLVQIEPNLFSLELFHGPTLAFKDMAMQLLGLLFDHVLEKRGERITIVAATSGDTGSAAIEACRDRAAIDMVVLHPEGRTSEVQRRQMTTVLSSNIHNIAVQGSFDDCQDLVKAMFGDVPFRQEMRLSAVNSINWARIAAQVPYYAYAALALGAPDRPVAFSVPTGNFGNVLAAWVARRMGLPVETLIVGANRNDILARFLVSNDMSMLPVEPSLSPSMDIQVSSNFERLLFELLGRDPVATADIMTRFRAEGRMPVPDAAWKQATTLFAGFTLSDEGTLEEIRRLYAESAYLADPHTAIGTAAARALRPQDCSIPVVVAATAHPAKFPDAVEQATGFRPPLPARLADLYQREERFAVMPGALADIEAAVRAHARRNAA from the coding sequence ATGCGCTACATCTCCACCCGGGGTCAGGCCCCGGCTCGCGACTTCGAAGACGTGCTGCTGGCGGGGCTCGCCGAGGATGGCGGGCTGTTCCTGCCCGAAACCTGGCCGGTGCTGAGCGCCGGGGAATGGCGCGCCCTGCGCGGCCTGCCGTATGCCGAGCTGTCGGCCCGGCTGATGGCCCTGTTCACCGGCCCCGGCATCCCGGAAGCCGAGCTGCTGCGGATGACGCGGGCGGCCTATGGCGGCTTCGGCCACGCGGCCACCGCGCCGCTGGTGCAGATCGAGCCCAACCTGTTCTCGCTGGAGCTGTTCCACGGCCCGACGCTCGCCTTCAAGGACATGGCGATGCAGCTGCTGGGGCTGTTGTTCGACCACGTGCTGGAAAAGCGCGGCGAGCGCATCACCATCGTCGCCGCCACCTCCGGCGACACCGGCTCGGCCGCCATCGAGGCCTGCCGCGACCGCGCGGCGATCGACATGGTGGTTCTGCACCCGGAAGGCCGCACCAGCGAGGTGCAGCGCCGTCAGATGACCACGGTGCTGTCCTCCAACATCCACAACATCGCCGTGCAGGGCAGCTTCGACGACTGCCAGGACCTGGTGAAGGCCATGTTCGGCGACGTGCCCTTCCGGCAGGAGATGCGGCTGTCCGCCGTCAACTCCATCAACTGGGCGCGCATCGCGGCGCAGGTGCCGTACTACGCCTACGCCGCGCTGGCGCTGGGCGCGCCAGACCGGCCCGTGGCCTTTTCCGTGCCCACGGGCAATTTCGGCAACGTCCTGGCGGCCTGGGTGGCGCGCCGCATGGGCCTGCCGGTCGAGACGCTGATCGTCGGCGCCAACCGCAACGACATCCTGGCCCGCTTTCTGGTGTCCAACGACATGTCCATGCTGCCGGTGGAGCCGAGCCTGTCGCCCTCCATGGACATCCAGGTGTCGTCCAACTTCGAGCGGCTCCTGTTCGAGCTGCTGGGCCGCGACCCGGTGGCCACGGCCGACATCATGACCCGCTTCCGCGCCGAGGGCCGCATGCCGGTGCCGGATGCCGCCTGGAAGCAGGCGACCACCCTGTTCGCCGGCTTCACCCTGTCGGACGAGGGCACGCTGGAGGAGATCCGCCGCCTGTACGCCGAGAGCGCCTACCTGGCCGACCCGCACACCGCCATCGGCACCGCCGCCGCGCGAGCGCTGCGGCCGCAGGACTGTTCCATCCCGGTGGTGGTGGCCGCCACGGCGCATCCGGCCAAGTTTCCCGATGCGGTGGAGCAGGCCACCGGCTTCCGCCCGCCGCTGCCGGCCCGCCTGGCCGACCTGTACCAGCGCGAGGAGCGCTTCGCCGTCATGCCCGGCGCGCTGGCGGACATCGAGGCGGCGGTACGCGCCCACGCCCGGCGCAACGCCGCCTGA
- a CDS encoding 1-deoxy-D-xylulose-5-phosphate synthase N-terminal domain-containing protein, which yields MDTATELHRASPPDAPRRLALLRALERKLLWLSAWTIHHANHIRPSRDGLKVGGHQASSASCVSIMTALYFDILRPQDRVAVKPHAGPVFHAINYLLGRQQREKLSTLRQFGGIQPYPSRVKDGAEVDFSTGSVGLGVALTSFASLVQDYVHLHGLGRAGLPRGRHVAIVGDAELDEGNIYEALLEGWKHDVRDVWWVIDYNRQSLDSVVPDRLFGRIEGLFRDMGWNVVTLKYGRKLEAAFAREGGEALRRWIDDCPNSLYSALTFQGGAAWRAALLAELGREPGLRAIIDPLDDEELGALMTNLGGHDIETLTEAFRAQEAAGDQPTCFIAYTVKGMGLPFAGHKDNHAGLMTKEQMEGFRRGHAIRPGHEWDRFEGLDLPEAELEAFLGEVPFAGRVAPEGRSLSAPPVPVPAALPVPRVAAGRTLSTQAAFGELLAEIGRGGKGDAEEFASRIVTTSPDVTVSTSLGPWVNRRGVFDRHLKNDVFRDAKLASAQRWGMSPKGQHIELGIAEQNLFLLLGALGLADRLHGGRLLPVGTVYDPFVNRGLDALIYACYQDARFLLVSTPSGLTLAPEGGQHQSINTPLLGIAQDRLASYEPAHADELAILLRHAFHHMQQPDGSAVWLRLSTRGLEQPERRLDPAAVIAGGYWAVPPAEGARIAIAFQGPVAPEAMAAFRELQAEEAGAGLLAITSPDRLHAGWLDARRAARQGPGAPPSHVEALLAPLARDAAIVSVLDGHPAAHSWLGAVRGQRVVPLGVDHFGQSGDIPDLYREYGLDESSILDACAQALLGR from the coding sequence ATGGACACCGCGACGGAACTGCACCGCGCATCGCCCCCCGACGCACCCCGGCGCCTGGCCCTGCTGCGCGCGCTGGAACGCAAGCTCTTGTGGCTGTCCGCCTGGACCATCCACCACGCCAACCATATCCGCCCCAGCCGCGACGGGCTGAAGGTGGGCGGGCACCAGGCCTCCTCCGCCTCCTGCGTGTCCATCATGACGGCGCTGTATTTCGACATCCTGCGGCCGCAGGACCGGGTGGCGGTGAAGCCGCATGCCGGGCCGGTGTTCCACGCCATCAACTACCTGCTGGGGCGGCAGCAGCGCGAGAAGCTGTCCACGCTGCGGCAGTTCGGCGGCATCCAGCCCTATCCCAGCCGGGTGAAGGACGGGGCGGAGGTCGATTTCTCCACCGGCTCCGTCGGCCTCGGCGTGGCACTGACCAGCTTCGCCTCTCTGGTGCAGGACTACGTGCATCTGCACGGGCTGGGCCGCGCCGGGCTGCCGCGCGGCCGGCACGTGGCGATCGTCGGCGATGCCGAGCTGGACGAGGGCAACATCTACGAGGCCCTGCTGGAAGGCTGGAAGCACGACGTGCGCGATGTCTGGTGGGTGATCGACTACAACCGCCAGAGCCTGGATTCCGTGGTGCCCGACCGGCTGTTCGGCCGCATCGAGGGCCTGTTCCGCGACATGGGCTGGAACGTCGTCACGCTGAAATACGGCCGCAAGCTGGAAGCCGCCTTCGCGCGCGAGGGCGGCGAGGCGCTGCGCCGCTGGATCGATGACTGCCCCAACAGTCTGTATTCCGCGCTGACCTTCCAGGGCGGCGCCGCGTGGCGCGCGGCGCTGCTGGCGGAGCTGGGGCGCGAGCCCGGCCTGCGCGCCATCATCGACCCGCTGGACGACGAGGAACTCGGCGCCCTGATGACCAACCTGGGCGGCCACGACATCGAAACGCTGACGGAAGCCTTCCGCGCCCAGGAAGCGGCGGGCGACCAGCCGACCTGCTTCATCGCCTATACCGTGAAGGGCATGGGCCTGCCCTTCGCCGGCCACAAGGACAACCATGCCGGGCTGATGACCAAGGAGCAGATGGAAGGCTTCCGCCGGGGCCACGCCATCCGCCCCGGCCATGAGTGGGACCGGTTCGAGGGGCTGGACCTGCCGGAAGCCGAGCTGGAAGCCTTCCTGGGCGAGGTGCCCTTCGCCGGGCGTGTGGCGCCGGAAGGCCGCAGCCTGTCCGCGCCGCCCGTGCCGGTGCCGGCCGCCCTGCCGGTGCCGCGCGTGGCCGCCGGCCGCACCCTGTCCACCCAGGCCGCCTTCGGCGAGCTGCTGGCGGAGATCGGCCGGGGCGGGAAGGGGGATGCGGAGGAATTCGCCTCGCGCATTGTCACCACCTCGCCGGACGTCACGGTGTCCACCAGCCTCGGCCCCTGGGTGAACCGGCGCGGCGTGTTCGACCGCCACCTGAAGAACGACGTGTTCCGCGATGCCAAGCTGGCCAGCGCCCAGCGCTGGGGCATGTCGCCCAAGGGCCAGCACATCGAGCTGGGCATCGCCGAGCAGAACCTGTTCCTGCTGCTGGGCGCCCTGGGGCTGGCGGACCGGCTGCACGGCGGGCGGCTGTTGCCGGTGGGCACGGTCTACGACCCCTTCGTGAACCGCGGCCTCGATGCGCTGATCTACGCCTGCTACCAGGATGCGCGCTTCCTGCTGGTCTCCACCCCCTCGGGCCTGACGCTGGCGCCGGAAGGCGGGCAGCACCAGAGCATCAACACGCCCCTGCTCGGCATCGCGCAGGACCGGCTGGCCAGCTACGAGCCGGCGCATGCGGACGAGCTGGCGATCCTGCTGCGCCACGCCTTCCACCACATGCAGCAGCCCGATGGCTCGGCGGTCTGGCTGCGGCTGTCCACGCGCGGGCTGGAGCAGCCGGAGCGGCGCCTCGACCCCGCAGCGGTGATCGCCGGCGGCTACTGGGCGGTGCCGCCGGCCGAGGGCGCGCGCATCGCCATCGCCTTCCAGGGGCCGGTGGCGCCGGAAGCCATGGCCGCCTTCCGGGAACTGCAGGCGGAGGAAGCGGGCGCCGGCCTGCTGGCCATCACCAGCCCCGACCGGCTGCATGCCGGCTGGCTGGATGCCCGCCGTGCCGCCCGCCAGGGGCCGGGCGCGCCGCCCTCGCATGTGGAGGCGCTGCTGGCGCCCCTGGCGCGCGACGCCGCCATCGTGTCCGTGCTGGACGGCCACCCGGCGGCGCATAGCTGGCTGGGGGCGGTGCGCGGCCAGCGAGTGGTGCCGCTGGGCGTGGACCATTTCGGCCAGTCCGGCGACATCCCGGACCTGTACCGCGAATACGGGCTGGACGAGAGCAGCATCCTGGACGCCTGCGCCCAGGCGTTGCTGGGGCGGTAA
- a CDS encoding pyridoxal phosphate-dependent aminotransferase, giving the protein MSATADTRPSPRASLPARIRDLSVNQIAEIADLAREDPEVIKLWIGEGDLPTPPFVTEAAEAAMRAGQTRYTYSQGLPRLRQALADYHARHWGVAVAPDRFAVTAGGMNAIMQAIQAVIEPGEEVIIPGPHWPNLAAVVRVCGGVPVTVNLRRAADGAFSLNLADIEAAITPRTRMVAINSPSNPTGWVMPKGEMLALRDLLRARDLWLLSDEVYNHFTYGNSIAPSFLEITEPTDKLLVTNTFSKNWAMTGWRAGWIVVPEGMGETFASLCQYNTTSIPTFIQYACIAALDQGDDFIRTMVARCRESRRIFSEGLAALPGIRVQAPEGSFYLMFSQDGVTDSRALAIRLLREAKVGLAPGTAFSDEDDGKIRLCFAISPGLAEQAMARLAAFFRRG; this is encoded by the coding sequence ATGAGCGCCACCGCCGATACCCGCCCCAGCCCGCGCGCCTCGCTGCCCGCGCGCATCCGCGACCTTTCGGTCAACCAGATCGCCGAGATCGCCGACCTGGCGCGCGAGGACCCGGAGGTCATCAAGCTGTGGATCGGCGAAGGCGACCTGCCCACGCCCCCCTTTGTCACGGAAGCGGCCGAGGCCGCCATGCGCGCCGGCCAGACCCGCTACACCTATTCCCAGGGCCTGCCCCGGCTGCGCCAGGCGCTGGCCGACTACCACGCGCGCCACTGGGGCGTGGCGGTGGCGCCCGACCGCTTCGCGGTGACCGCCGGCGGCATGAACGCCATCATGCAGGCCATCCAGGCCGTGATCGAGCCGGGCGAGGAGGTGATCATTCCCGGCCCCCACTGGCCCAACTTGGCGGCTGTGGTAAGGGTCTGCGGTGGCGTGCCGGTGACGGTGAACCTGCGCCGCGCGGCGGACGGCGCCTTCAGCCTGAACCTCGCGGACATCGAGGCCGCGATTACCCCCCGCACCCGCATGGTGGCGATCAATTCGCCCTCCAACCCCACCGGCTGGGTGATGCCCAAGGGCGAGATGCTGGCGCTGCGCGACCTGCTGCGCGCCCGCGACCTGTGGCTGCTGTCGGACGAGGTGTACAACCACTTCACCTACGGCAACAGCATCGCGCCCTCCTTCCTGGAGATCACCGAGCCGACCGACAAGCTGCTGGTGACCAACACCTTCTCCAAGAACTGGGCGATGACCGGCTGGCGCGCCGGCTGGATCGTGGTGCCGGAAGGCATGGGCGAGACCTTCGCCAGCCTGTGCCAGTACAACACCACCTCCATCCCCACCTTCATCCAGTACGCCTGCATCGCGGCGCTGGACCAGGGCGACGACTTCATCCGCACCATGGTCGCCCGCTGCCGCGAAAGCCGGCGCATCTTCTCGGAAGGCCTGGCCGCCCTGCCCGGCATCCGCGTGCAGGCGCCGGAAGGCAGCTTCTACCTGATGTTCTCGCAGGACGGCGTGACGGACAGCCGCGCGCTGGCCATCCGCCTGCTGCGCGAGGCCAAGGTCGGGCTGGCCCCCGGCACCGCCTTCAGCGACGAGGACGACGGCAAGATCCGGCTGTGCTTCGCCATTTCGCCCGGACTGGCGGAGCAGGCGATGGCGCGGCTGGCGGCGTTCTTCCGCAGGGGCTGA
- a CDS encoding Gfo/Idh/MocA family protein → MPDRMPSLSRRGLVGGASLLLAAGPAAAAAPPPTPADIGNVQGGRVTFPNWKGEADRPSPPPPNPMPPGERVGFAIVGLGRLSLEELLPAFAECKQARPVALVSGTPDKLKAVGAQYGIKPEALYSYADFDRIAENPEVKVVYIVLPNGLHHEYVLRAARAGKHVLCEKPMANTSAEAREMVAACRDARVKLMIAYRCQYEPYNRRATALLRDGGLGAARFMEASNTQVQGEVPQWRFSKALAGGGALPDIGLYCLNAARFYSGEEPVEVFARIHNTPDDPRYREVEESIAFMLRFPSGLMANCAASYGAHESKDMRVRLEKGWIDVENAFAYQGQSMRVATRDGKAEAIRELRLGQKNQFAAEIDHMAQCVLQDRVPRTPGEEGLQDQVIMEALYRSAETGAAVALPAVEGRDTTRGPALEEEE, encoded by the coding sequence ATGCCCGACCGTATGCCGAGCCTTTCCCGCCGCGGCCTGGTGGGGGGCGCTTCGCTGCTCCTGGCCGCGGGGCCCGCCGCCGCCGCGGCACCGCCCCCCACGCCCGCCGATATCGGCAACGTGCAGGGCGGGCGCGTCACCTTTCCGAATTGGAAAGGAGAGGCCGACCGGCCCTCGCCGCCGCCGCCCAACCCCATGCCGCCGGGCGAGCGCGTCGGCTTCGCCATCGTCGGCCTGGGGCGGCTGAGCCTGGAAGAGCTGCTGCCCGCCTTTGCCGAATGCAAGCAGGCGCGGCCGGTGGCGCTGGTGTCCGGCACGCCCGACAAGCTCAAGGCCGTCGGCGCGCAATACGGCATCAAGCCCGAGGCGCTGTACAGCTACGCCGACTTCGACCGCATTGCCGAGAACCCGGAGGTCAAGGTCGTCTACATCGTGCTGCCCAACGGCCTGCACCACGAATACGTGCTGCGCGCCGCCCGCGCCGGCAAGCACGTGCTGTGCGAGAAGCCCATGGCCAACACCAGCGCCGAAGCGCGCGAGATGGTCGCTGCCTGCCGCGACGCCCGCGTCAAGCTGATGATCGCCTATCGCTGCCAGTACGAGCCCTACAACCGCCGCGCCACCGCCCTGCTGCGCGACGGCGGCCTGGGCGCGGCGCGCTTCATGGAAGCCAGCAACACCCAGGTGCAGGGCGAGGTGCCGCAATGGCGCTTCAGCAAGGCCCTGGCCGGCGGCGGCGCCCTGCCGGATATCGGCCTGTACTGCCTGAACGCCGCCCGCTTCTACAGCGGCGAGGAGCCGGTGGAGGTCTTCGCCCGCATCCACAACACCCCCGACGACCCCCGCTACCGCGAGGTGGAGGAAAGCATCGCGTTCATGCTGCGCTTTCCTTCCGGCCTGATGGCCAATTGCGCCGCCAGCTACGGCGCGCATGAAAGCAAGGACATGCGGGTGCGGCTGGAAAAAGGCTGGATCGACGTGGAAAACGCCTTCGCCTACCAGGGCCAGTCCATGCGCGTGGCGACGCGCGATGGCAAGGCCGAGGCGATCCGCGAATTGCGGCTGGGCCAGAAGAACCAGTTTGCCGCCGAGATCGACCACATGGCGCAATGCGTGCTGCAGGACCGGGTGCCCCGGACGCCAGGCGAGGAAGGGCTGCAGGACCAGGTGATCATGGAAGCGCTGTACCGCAGCGCCGAGACAGGGGCGGCGGTGGCGCTGCCTGCGGTGGAAGGGCGCGACACCACGCGGGGGCCGGCGCTGGAGGAGGAAGAATAG
- a CDS encoding TldD/PmbA family protein, with amino-acid sequence MNRLETLAALVAAARAAGADAADAMLVQGTSLSVARRLGAIEQLERAEGLDLGLRVFVGRRQAIVSSTDPDHGGFAALAARAVAMARAVPEDRFSGLPERVATPPRDLDLDDPSEPTAEALLARAAEAEEAALATAGVSNSNGAEAGFSRTRVALLASNGFAGEYSRTSHSTSVSCLAGEGTAMERDYDYSSAVHLSDLEDAASLGRRAGERAVRRLNPTRPASRRLSVVYDPRVSASLLGHLSAAINGAAVARGTSFLRDSMGRQVMAAGLTLRDDPLRPRGLRSRPFDGEGMPGEARALVEDGILRSWVLDWRSARQLGLSSTGHAGRGVSGPPSPGPTNLWLEPGSVSPAELMSDIDEGFYVTEMMGSSINGVTGDYSRGASGFMIRRGELAEPVGGVTIAGNLREMFLHLASADDLRFRRGTDAATLRVDGMTLAGA; translated from the coding sequence ATGAACCGGCTGGAAACGCTCGCCGCCCTGGTGGCCGCCGCCCGCGCGGCGGGGGCCGACGCGGCCGATGCCATGCTGGTCCAGGGCACCTCGCTGTCCGTCGCCCGCCGGCTCGGCGCCATCGAGCAGCTGGAGCGGGCGGAGGGGCTGGACCTCGGCCTGCGGGTGTTCGTCGGCCGGCGGCAGGCGATCGTTTCCTCCACCGACCCGGACCACGGCGGCTTCGCCGCGCTCGCGGCGCGCGCCGTGGCCATGGCGCGCGCCGTGCCGGAGGACCGCTTTTCCGGACTGCCGGAGCGCGTGGCCACGCCGCCGCGCGACCTCGACCTCGACGACCCGTCCGAGCCCACGGCCGAGGCGCTGCTGGCCCGCGCGGCGGAAGCCGAGGAAGCGGCGCTGGCCACCGCCGGTGTCAGCAATAGCAACGGCGCGGAGGCGGGCTTCAGCCGTACCCGCGTGGCCTTGCTGGCGTCCAACGGCTTCGCGGGCGAATACAGCCGCACCAGCCATTCCACCTCCGTGTCCTGCCTGGCGGGCGAGGGGACGGCGATGGAACGGGACTACGACTATAGCTCCGCCGTCCACCTGTCGGATCTTGAGGATGCCGCGAGCCTTGGCCGCCGCGCGGGCGAGCGGGCGGTGCGCCGGCTGAACCCCACCCGCCCGGCCAGCCGGCGGCTGAGCGTGGTGTACGATCCGCGCGTGTCGGCCTCGTTGCTCGGCCACCTGTCGGCCGCCATCAACGGTGCGGCCGTGGCGCGCGGCACTTCTTTCCTGCGCGACAGCATGGGCCGGCAGGTGATGGCCGCCGGCCTGACGCTGCGCGACGACCCGCTGCGCCCGCGCGGCCTGCGCTCCCGCCCCTTCGACGGCGAGGGCATGCCCGGCGAGGCGCGTGCGCTGGTCGAGGACGGCATCCTCCGTTCCTGGGTGCTGGACTGGCGCAGCGCGCGGCAGCTCGGCCTGTCTTCCACCGGCCATGCCGGGCGGGGCGTTTCCGGACCGCCGTCGCCCGGCCCCACCAACCTGTGGCTGGAGCCGGGGAGCGTGTCGCCTGCCGAGCTGATGAGCGACATCGACGAGGGCTTCTACGTCACGGAGATGATGGGCAGCAGCATCAACGGCGTGACCGGCGACTACAGCCGCGGTGCCTCGGGCTTCATGATCCGCCGGGGCGAACTGGCGGAGCCGGTGGGCGGCGTCACCATCGCCGGCAACCTGCGCGAGATGTTCCTGCACCTCGCTTCCGCTGACGACCTGCGCTTCCGCCGCGGCACCGATGCCGCGACGCTGCGGGTGGATGGCATGACCCTGGCGGGCGCCTAG
- a CDS encoding M16 family metallopeptidase codes for MSDAVRLTRLSNGLTVVSETMPRVETVSIGAYVHAGTRDEAAPENGVSHFLEHMAFKGTQKRDAAAIAREIENVGGHLNAYTARENTAYYAKVLKEDMPLAADILGDILTHSTFIPEELERERGVILQEIGQANDTPDDIVFDHFQATAFPDQAMGRPTLGSEEIIAKMPREVLTGYMRHHYGASRMVVAAAGALEHDDLVAQVKRHFGDLPVVDPALGEAARYQGGEFREERDLDQVHVVLGFEGPAVATQWHYPTMLLSTLLGGGMSSRLFQEIREKRGLVYSIYSFAQPFRDGGVFSIYAGTGEEQAAELVPVTLQELKRVQHDVSADELNRAKAQLRASVLMSLESTGSRCEQLARQLQVHGRIIDPEETKRKIAAVTIEEVQQAAAMIFRSRPTLAALGPAGKVPGLPAIVDQLAA; via the coding sequence ATGTCTGATGCGGTGCGGCTGACGCGCCTTTCCAACGGCCTGACCGTCGTCTCCGAGACGATGCCGCGGGTCGAGACCGTTTCCATCGGCGCCTATGTCCATGCCGGCACGCGCGACGAGGCGGCACCGGAAAACGGCGTGTCCCATTTCTTGGAGCACATGGCCTTTAAAGGCACGCAGAAGCGCGACGCCGCCGCCATCGCCCGCGAGATCGAGAACGTGGGCGGCCATCTGAACGCCTACACGGCGCGCGAGAACACCGCCTACTACGCCAAGGTGCTGAAGGAGGACATGCCGCTCGCCGCCGACATCCTCGGCGACATCCTGACGCATTCCACCTTCATCCCGGAGGAGCTGGAGCGCGAGCGCGGCGTGATCCTGCAGGAGATCGGCCAGGCGAACGACACGCCGGACGACATCGTCTTCGATCACTTCCAGGCCACCGCCTTCCCCGACCAGGCGATGGGCCGCCCGACGCTGGGCTCGGAAGAGATCATCGCCAAGATGCCGCGCGAGGTGCTGACCGGCTACATGCGCCACCACTACGGCGCCAGCCGAATGGTCGTCGCCGCCGCCGGCGCACTGGAGCACGACGACCTCGTGGCCCAGGTGAAGCGCCACTTCGGCGACCTGCCGGTCGTCGACCCCGCGCTGGGCGAGGCCGCCCGCTACCAGGGCGGCGAGTTCCGCGAGGAGCGCGACCTCGACCAGGTGCACGTGGTGCTGGGCTTCGAGGGCCCGGCGGTGGCCACCCAGTGGCATTACCCGACCATGCTGCTGTCCACCCTGCTGGGCGGCGGCATGTCCTCGCGCCTGTTCCAGGAGATCCGCGAGAAGCGCGGGCTGGTGTATTCCATCTATTCCTTCGCGCAGCCCTTCCGCGACGGCGGAGTCTTCTCGATCTACGCCGGCACCGGCGAGGAGCAGGCGGCCGAGCTGGTGCCCGTGACCCTGCAGGAGCTGAAGCGGGTGCAGCACGACGTCTCGGCCGACGAGCTGAACCGCGCCAAGGCGCAGTTGCGCGCCTCCGTGCTGATGTCGCTGGAATCCACCGGCAGCCGCTGCGAGCAGCTGGCCCGCCAGCTGCAGGTGCACGGCCGCATCATCGACCCGGAGGAAACCAAGCGGAAGATCGCCGCCGTGACCATCGAGGAGGTGCAGCAGGCGGCGGCCATGATCTTCCGCTCGCGCCCGACGCTGGCCGCCCTCGGCCCCGCCGGCAAGGTGCCCGGCCTGCCGGCGATCGTGGACCAGCTGGCGGCATGA
- a CDS encoding acyltransferase family protein yields MPTTAGKAEFKALTSFRGFAALFVVIFHYSGDFLPNLDFAPHTAFVGKSYLWVDFFFLLSGFVISYAYGHQFAGGLRWASVKQFAFARLARIYPLHVAVLLGFLLLELARVPLHAAGLVALRPFSFDMSPYLLMLNLGLLQTTALAGTLSWNGPAWSIGAEWMSYLAFPLLALPLMRFGGRRCLLPVGLGILGLAVISGGGRNLDLTYNLGALRCLFEFLAGMALFRLHASLQLLPLRRDGLTALALAAVAGTLHFDIPDILVPPLMALLILALARNEGTIGRALSWLPFLRLGQISYSLYLVHMLLLQATLTASQVLLGQDIGRLLGPGASLAALLLFLAALIPIAALLHRRVELPFQQALRHSRFARVHIYGVAAAPRAGLT; encoded by the coding sequence GTGCCCACCACCGCCGGCAAAGCCGAATTCAAGGCCCTGACCTCGTTCCGCGGCTTCGCCGCGCTGTTCGTGGTGATCTTCCATTACTCGGGCGACTTTCTGCCCAACCTGGATTTCGCGCCGCACACCGCCTTCGTGGGCAAGAGCTACCTGTGGGTGGACTTCTTCTTTCTGCTCAGCGGCTTTGTCATCAGCTACGCCTATGGCCACCAGTTCGCGGGCGGCCTGCGCTGGGCCAGCGTCAAGCAGTTCGCCTTCGCGCGGCTGGCGCGCATCTATCCGCTGCATGTCGCCGTGCTGCTGGGCTTCCTGCTGCTGGAGCTGGCGCGGGTGCCGCTGCACGCGGCGGGGCTGGTGGCGCTGCGGCCCTTCAGCTTCGACATGAGCCCCTATTTGCTGATGCTCAACCTGGGCCTGCTGCAAACCACCGCCCTGGCGGGCACGCTGTCCTGGAACGGCCCCGCCTGGTCGATCGGCGCCGAATGGATGAGCTACCTGGCTTTTCCGCTGCTGGCCCTGCCGCTGATGCGCTTCGGCGGCCGGCGCTGCCTGCTGCCCGTGGGGCTGGGCATCCTGGGGCTCGCGGTCATTTCCGGCGGCGGGCGGAACCTGGACCTCACCTACAACCTCGGCGCGCTGCGCTGCCTGTTCGAGTTCCTGGCGGGCATGGCGCTGTTCCGGCTCCACGCCTCGCTGCAACTGCTGCCGCTGCGGCGGGACGGGCTGACGGCCTTGGCGCTGGCGGCCGTGGCGGGCACCCTGCATTTCGACATCCCGGACATCCTGGTGCCGCCGCTGATGGCGCTGTTGATCCTGGCACTGGCGCGCAACGAGGGCACCATCGGCCGGGCGCTGTCCTGGCTGCCCTTTCTCCGGCTGGGCCAGATCTCCTACTCGCTGTACCTCGTGCACATGCTGCTGCTGCAGGCGACGCTGACCGCCAGCCAGGTGCTGCTGGGGCAGGACATCGGGCGGCTGCTCGGGCCAGGGGCGTCGCTGGCGGCGCTGCTGCTGTTCCTGGCCGCGCTGATCCCCATCGCGGCGCTGCTGCACCGCCGGGTGGAACTGCCCTTCCAGCAGGCGCTGCGGCACAGCCGCTTCGCCCGCGTCCACATCTACGGCGTTGCGGCGGCGCCCCGGGCCGGCCTGACCTAG